The following proteins are encoded in a genomic region of Mahella australiensis 50-1 BON:
- a CDS encoding uroporphyrinogen decarboxylase family protein yields MTGRERFLTAISNGKPDRLPCQVHSWMQYYLDTYLHGMDQYRAYEYFDMDPVIYVSPRFIYDEHDLADWIVDNRDLGYDDDGNRVWERIIITPEGVLTEKGAVNKYTEWITECIIKDEKDFELWNKYVPLPAQVDWSPVIEAKRRIGDSGIVRSGYFDFGQGSPWQSFVNMYGTENAIMACFDKPDWLHYVLDSMLKKKLTVIERGGRIELDLVETGGGAGSSTVISPTLHKEFCLPYDQIQHKALHEAGTKVVYHLCGGLMPLLDIVAQNGADGLETMTPPAMGGDCNLAEADRQVGDKLFFIGGFDQNAGFEKGNPKSVKEMVYKLHTSCPNGGYICSPSDHFFFGDPENIKAFVEAARECVY; encoded by the coding sequence ATGACAGGAAGGGAACGCTTTTTAACGGCCATTAGCAACGGAAAGCCTGATAGATTGCCTTGTCAGGTGCACAGCTGGATGCAATACTATTTGGATACATACCTACACGGTATGGATCAGTATCGGGCATATGAATATTTTGACATGGATCCAGTTATATATGTTTCGCCCAGGTTTATCTACGATGAACACGATCTGGCCGACTGGATAGTGGATAACCGCGATCTGGGCTATGATGACGACGGCAACCGCGTGTGGGAGAGGATAATAATTACACCAGAAGGCGTTTTAACCGAGAAAGGCGCGGTCAATAAATATACCGAATGGATTACAGAGTGCATTATAAAAGATGAGAAGGATTTTGAACTCTGGAACAAATACGTGCCGTTACCGGCGCAAGTGGATTGGAGTCCGGTTATAGAGGCCAAACGGCGCATAGGTGATAGCGGCATAGTGCGCAGCGGATACTTTGATTTCGGACAGGGCAGTCCATGGCAAAGCTTTGTGAACATGTACGGTACCGAAAATGCCATAATGGCCTGCTTTGACAAACCTGACTGGCTACATTATGTACTGGATTCCATGCTTAAAAAGAAGCTCACCGTTATAGAGCGTGGCGGCAGAATAGAGCTAGACTTGGTGGAAACAGGCGGTGGGGCAGGCTCCAGCACTGTTATAAGCCCGACGCTGCATAAAGAATTTTGCCTGCCGTATGATCAGATACAGCACAAAGCGTTACATGAAGCCGGTACCAAGGTGGTATATCACTTGTGCGGCGGTCTGATGCCGTTGCTGGATATAGTAGCTCAGAATGGTGCTGATGGATTGGAGACCATGACGCCGCCGGCCATGGGAGGCGACTGCAATCTGGCTGAAGCCGACAGGCAAGTGGGTGATAAGCTGTTCTTCATAGGCGGCTTTGATCAGAATGCGGGTTTTGAGAAGGGAAATCCGAAATCGGTGAAGGAGATGGTGTACAAGCTCCATACCTCCTGCCCGAACGGAGGATATATATGCAGTCCTTCCGATCACTTTTTCTTCGGTGACCCCGAGAACATAAAGGCCTTTGTGGAAGCTGCTAGAGAATGTGTCTATTAA
- a CDS encoding substrate-binding domain-containing protein, with translation MAVKQIYQQVKEEIERDIEAYHAGRIQQLPSENRYAEILHVSRMTVRKAVEELIQEGRIVRIPGKGLAIPEASGSDDSLRHKLAFIIRYSPDDDFFSRTVLACSQVANEYGYGYSIYNIASGQPADINVLDDVDGVLLTYYNEEHGDKLLAAARKAHIPVVCIDNIPLDNDVAYVLSDDVQGGYMAAKHLLEHGHRDILFIIDQQDEYSINHRLTGYKMAMEEYGLSVDEHNIVRIDTKNDLELVLEQRLNESQPFTAIMSYTDEYVVEAYRVLRDMGIDIPEQVSLVGYGDFMKGRLLEVPLTTIAMPTFDMGATACRMLIDYLEGRGPLGRMVLSVKLIERASVAQCSKSK, from the coding sequence GTGGCTGTAAAACAGATATATCAGCAGGTTAAAGAAGAGATCGAACGGGATATCGAGGCATACCATGCCGGTAGGATACAGCAATTACCGTCAGAAAACCGATATGCCGAAATACTGCATGTCAGCCGTATGACGGTGCGCAAAGCCGTCGAAGAGCTTATACAGGAAGGGCGAATTGTGCGTATACCCGGCAAAGGGCTGGCTATACCCGAGGCCTCTGGCAGCGATGATAGCTTGCGTCACAAATTGGCTTTTATCATACGCTACAGCCCTGATGACGATTTTTTCTCGCGCACTGTGCTAGCATGCAGCCAGGTGGCCAATGAATATGGTTATGGTTATTCCATATATAATATAGCGTCCGGGCAACCGGCTGATATAAACGTTTTGGATGATGTAGACGGTGTTTTGCTGACCTATTATAACGAGGAACATGGCGATAAACTGCTGGCTGCAGCGCGCAAAGCCCATATACCAGTGGTATGCATAGACAACATACCGCTGGATAACGATGTCGCATATGTATTGTCAGATGATGTCCAAGGCGGTTATATGGCGGCTAAACATCTGCTCGAGCATGGCCACCGCGATATACTTTTTATAATAGACCAGCAAGATGAATATTCCATAAACCATAGATTGACCGGCTATAAAATGGCTATGGAAGAATACGGCTTGTCGGTAGATGAACATAATATAGTCCGCATAGATACCAAGAATGACTTGGAGCTTGTGCTGGAACAACGCCTTAATGAGAGCCAACCTTTTACTGCCATAATGAGCTATACCGATGAATACGTGGTAGAGGCCTATAGGGTGCTGCGCGATATGGGCATAGATATACCGGAGCAGGTGTCACTGGTCGGATACGGTGATTTTATGAAAGGGCGGTTGCTGGAGGTACCGCTGACTACTATAGCCATGCCCACATTCGATATGGGCGCTACGGCTTGCCGCATGCTCATAGATTATCTGGAAGGCAGAGGGCCACTTGGTCGGATGGTTTTGAGCGTAAAGCTGATAGAGCGAGCATCTGTCGCTCAATGCTCTAAGTCGAAGTGA